Proteins from a genomic interval of Clostridium scatologenes:
- a CDS encoding LysR family transcriptional regulator: MDIKQIKYFLTIAREGTLTNASKKLHIAQPPLSYQLKMLENEIGTKLIERTTRKSQLTDAGRFLYDRSEKIVELVETTLKELKDFNKGIEGTLAIGTIASTASMLPENINNFHNLYPKVNFQIREGNSTRILDLLNNGIIQIGIIRCPFDSKNLKYKSLSKEHMVAAIHSSFLSSPKKKKINLIDLKNSPLIVHVAFKSMIVDACSGLNFTPNIFCETDDVRSMLTWATTGMGVAIVPKSTVNLIPNINLTYKEITNPNLVTETFLVWLNNSYMSNTMKNFLKMLT; encoded by the coding sequence ATGGATATTAAGCAAATTAAATATTTTTTAACCATTGCTAGAGAAGGTACTTTAACTAATGCATCTAAAAAACTTCATATAGCTCAACCACCTCTAAGCTATCAACTAAAAATGTTGGAAAATGAAATTGGTACAAAGTTAATTGAAAGAACTACTAGAAAATCTCAATTAACAGATGCAGGTAGGTTTTTATATGATCGCAGTGAGAAAATTGTTGAATTAGTTGAAACTACTCTTAAGGAATTAAAAGATTTTAATAAAGGCATTGAAGGAACTTTAGCTATTGGAACCATTGCCTCTACAGCTTCAATGTTGCCTGAAAATATAAATAACTTTCATAATCTCTATCCAAAAGTAAATTTCCAAATAAGAGAAGGAAACAGCACTAGAATACTAGATCTTTTGAATAATGGAATTATTCAAATAGGAATAATACGATGTCCATTTGATTCTAAAAATCTTAAATATAAATCTCTATCCAAAGAACACATGGTAGCTGCAATACATAGTAGCTTTTTGTCTTCACCAAAGAAAAAGAAAATTAATTTAATTGACCTTAAGAATTCGCCTTTAATAGTACATGTTGCATTTAAATCTATGATAGTTGATGCTTGCAGCGGACTTAATTTTACTCCAAATATATTTTGTGAAACTGATGATGTAAGATCTATGCTAACTTGGGCTACTACAGGTATGGGAGTAGCTATAGTTCCTAAATCTACTGTAAATCTTATTCCAAATATAAATTTAACATATAAAGAAATTACCAATCCCAATTTAGTTACTGAAACTTTTTTAGTTTGGTTAAATAATAGTTATATGTCCAACACTATGAAAAATTTTTTAAAAATGCTTACTTAA